In Leptodesmis sichuanensis A121, the following are encoded in one genomic region:
- a CDS encoding GNAT family N-acetyltransferase, with amino-acid sequence MSVSLPAGYTLRQGSTLQRALLLKFLQITYAEIAPGGDQAHLAETVDQYFSNETPLWWMHQVVSEELVGLPSLSASQAKTTAIGCLWLGTAIAQSTGDRHTHVFLLYVAPAHRRRGLGSALMQHAEAWAKQRGDRQISLQVFTANQPALNLYRSLGYETESLWMVKELRRE; translated from the coding sequence ATGAGCGTGTCCCTGCCTGCAGGTTATACCCTTCGCCAGGGGTCTACGTTGCAGCGAGCATTATTGCTCAAATTTCTGCAAATAACCTATGCCGAAATTGCTCCTGGTGGGGATCAGGCCCATCTGGCTGAGACGGTAGACCAATACTTCTCAAACGAAACTCCCCTCTGGTGGATGCATCAGGTTGTATCAGAGGAATTAGTGGGATTGCCGTCCTTGTCAGCCAGTCAAGCTAAAACTACAGCGATCGGGTGCTTGTGGTTAGGAACGGCGATCGCGCAATCCACAGGAGATCGGCATACTCATGTTTTTCTGCTGTATGTCGCTCCTGCCCATCGTCGTCGAGGACTCGGCTCTGCCCTGATGCAGCACGCTGAAGCATGGGCCAAACAACGGGGCGATCGTCAGATCAGTTTGCAGGTTTTTACAGCCAATCAGCCTGCTCTGAATTTGTATCGATCGCTAGGATATGAAACGGAGTCGCTGTGGATGGTGAAGGAGTTGAGGAGGGAGTAG
- a CDS encoding hydrogenase maturation nickel metallochaperone HypA translates to MQDSSSHFTPQELQDWQAALQEANRNNIWCHCRQCDREWVASEEESCPDCGSDRVEHIPCWQFPDD, encoded by the coding sequence ATGCAAGATTCCTCTTCTCACTTTACGCCCCAAGAACTTCAGGATTGGCAGGCTGCGTTACAGGAGGCTAATCGGAATAACATTTGGTGTCATTGTCGGCAGTGCGATCGGGAATGGGTAGCTTCGGAGGAAGAGAGTTGTCCCGATTGCGGCAGCGATCGGGTAGAACACATTCCATGCTGGCAGTTTCCTGACGATTAA